In bacterium, one genomic interval encodes:
- a CDS encoding DUF2062 domain-containing protein: MNYKRIKLKKIYRYFYLRAVRIRGTPREIGLGMVIGLAVGISPVPLQMTISIILASIFRVSKLAAAAGAWFTNPLTDIPIYYTTYVIGAFVMGRDLNPTHCVQEWLKASTSFTGVSEYVTSFLGVICADIAVPLWIGGLIAAVPLSIVGYWLTYQGVVAFRLKKQQAKLQKRHEWKWDDEMGWHRAAKSPSHPEGGANG; encoded by the coding sequence ATGAACTACAAACGCATTAAACTTAAAAAAATCTATCGCTATTTCTACCTGCGTGCGGTGCGCATACGCGGCACGCCGAGGGAAATAGGGCTGGGGATGGTCATAGGGCTGGCCGTAGGCATCAGCCCCGTGCCCCTGCAGATGACCATTTCCATAATTCTGGCTTCCATATTCCGCGTCTCCAAGCTCGCGGCGGCGGCCGGGGCCTGGTTCACCAACCCTCTCACCGACATACCCATCTATTACACCACCTACGTCATCGGAGCCTTCGTAATGGGGAGGGATCTCAACCCAACCCACTGCGTTCAGGAGTGGCTGAAGGCCTCAACCTCTTTCACCGGAGTTTCCGAGTACGTCACCAGCTTTCTCGGGGTCATCTGCGCCGACATCGCCGTCCCCCTGTGGATAGGCGGTCTCATAGCGGCGGTCCCCCTCTCCATCGTCGGCTACTGGCTCACCTATCAGGGCGTCGTCGCCTTCAGGCTCAAAAAACAGCAGGCGAAGCTGCAAAAACGCCACGAGTGGAAGTGGGACGACGAGATGGGCTGGCACCGCGCCGCGAAGAGCCCCTCGCACCCGGAGGGCGGAGCCAATGGATGA
- the nth gene encoding endonuclease III, with the protein MDDKTRIREIDSILSALYPPTTALLFDSPFTLLVAAILAAQCTDERVNAVTRTLFQRFPGPEAFAKAEQETIEEAVHSTGFYRQKAKTLKEMSKKLVEDFGGKVPGSVGELIRLPGVGRKTANLVLGNAMGVPALFVDTHVSRLAARMGLTANKDPDKIEADLVKLLPQERWTGFSNVLTHHGRAICTARKPKCPVCPINALCPKIGV; encoded by the coding sequence ATGGATGACAAAACGCGGATACGCGAAATAGACTCCATCCTCTCGGCCCTCTACCCCCCGACCACCGCGCTACTCTTCGACTCCCCTTTCACCCTCCTCGTCGCCGCCATACTCGCCGCGCAGTGTACCGACGAGAGGGTCAACGCCGTCACCCGCACTCTCTTCCAGCGGTTCCCCGGCCCCGAAGCCTTTGCGAAGGCCGAGCAGGAGACAATCGAAGAGGCCGTCCACTCCACGGGTTTTTACCGCCAGAAGGCGAAGACGTTAAAAGAGATGAGCAAAAAACTGGTCGAGGATTTCGGCGGGAAGGTGCCCGGCTCGGTCGGCGAGCTTATCCGCCTTCCCGGCGTGGGGCGAAAGACCGCCAACCTGGTGCTCGGAAACGCGATGGGCGTCCCCGCCCTCTTCGTCGATACCCACGTCTCGCGGCTCGCCGCGAGGATGGGGCTTACCGCCAACAAAGACCCCGACAAGATCGAGGCGGACCTCGTAAAACTCCTCCCTCAGGAGAGGTGGACCGGCTTTTCCAACGTCCTCACCCATCACGGAAGGGCTATCTGCACCGCCAGAAAGCCGAAATGCCCCGTCTGCCCCATAAACGCGCTCTGTCCCAAAATCGGAGTCTGA
- a CDS encoding deoxyribonuclease IV: protein MPLFGAHVSIAGEITNAFTEYKDIGGSSLQLFTKNQRRWDAPPLTSEETARFRELWEECGSPPMASHGSYLLNFASGDPEILRKTLENSSDDLTRCEELGIHYLVVHPGSHGSDGIATGIRRIAQNVARAIEMAKSERVTVLLETTSGAGNSVGGEFSHLRDIISASPIPERLGVCVDTCHIFAAGYELREPESYRKTMEELESVIGLGRVKMFHVNDSLGALGSHRDRHEHVGKGEIGLAGFKNLVNDPRFSSHPMIVETPPGKDNIWDKRNLKVLRKLAGEKSRRTGTAKR from the coding sequence TTGCCCCTCTTCGGAGCCCACGTTTCCATAGCGGGGGAAATAACGAACGCCTTCACGGAGTACAAAGATATCGGCGGCTCTTCCCTCCAGCTTTTCACCAAAAACCAGCGACGCTGGGATGCCCCTCCCCTGACGTCGGAGGAAACCGCGAGGTTCCGCGAACTCTGGGAGGAGTGCGGCAGCCCTCCGATGGCCTCGCACGGTTCCTATCTACTCAACTTCGCCTCCGGCGACCCGGAAATACTCCGCAAAACCCTCGAAAACTCCTCCGACGACCTGACGCGCTGCGAAGAACTCGGCATCCATTACCTCGTGGTCCATCCGGGGAGCCACGGCAGCGACGGAATCGCGACGGGGATACGAAGAATCGCCCAAAACGTCGCCCGCGCAATTGAAATGGCTAAGAGCGAAAGGGTGACGGTGCTCCTCGAAACCACCTCCGGCGCGGGAAACTCAGTCGGCGGCGAGTTTTCCCACCTTCGCGACATAATCTCCGCTTCGCCCATACCCGAAAGGCTCGGCGTCTGCGTGGACACCTGTCACATCTTCGCCGCCGGCTACGAACTTCGCGAACCGGAGAGCTACCGGAAAACTATGGAAGAGCTTGAGAGCGTAATCGGTCTCGGGCGGGTGAAGATGTTCCACGTCAACGACTCGCTGGGCGCTCTCGGCTCGCACAGAGACCGCCACGAGCACGTCGGCAAGGGGGAAATCGGCCTTGCGGGCTTTAAAAACCTCGTCAACGACCCGCGCTTTTCCTCCCACCCGATGATCGTGGAAACCCCGCCGGGAAAAGACAATATATGGGACAAGAGGAATTTAAAGGTCCTGAGGAAACTGGCGGGGGAGAAGAGCCGGAGGACGGGCACAGCGAAGCGGTAA
- a CDS encoding B12-binding domain-containing radical SAM protein, whose translation METSEKPNVVLIYPKTGLELETTISPPHGILAVAAPVQKAGYKVKILDQRLYKLTDSLLENLISPELVCFGISAMTGTQIKMALGIARALRRLTGGKIPIVWGGTHPSVMPEQTLENENVDIVVVGEGDESFLELVNSLRNKTPLREIKGILFEEDGQVVNTGVRPLLDVEKLLPVPWDLVEVEKYVHKDNDIYIKGARRVLDLGQTSRGCPFKCGFCSSASIRGRKWRPLSAERSLEIITEGVKRFNLDGFWLRDDEFYIDRERAYKICRGIIEAGLKTQFYTAGTRVDVFLKSTHEQLVALREAGAETLKFGAESGSQRILDLMNKGIKVEDTLRANKICMEYGFLPTYTLLIGYPTETFEDMNMTIDMAYRLKAENPQAHFETIASYTAFPGTPDFQIAMDNGLVPPQSLEEWADWTLDDYDFEGRKLPWLTREERIWVGNISYMSILADSMDKIVMSMGKGLGNKLLMAAARPFSGYFHLRLKNKLYKHVPELAIIRKLRKKMFQTESTVTGD comes from the coding sequence TTGGAGACCTCTGAAAAGCCGAACGTAGTTCTCATATATCCCAAAACCGGCCTCGAACTCGAAACGACCATATCGCCGCCGCACGGAATACTGGCGGTCGCCGCTCCCGTTCAGAAAGCCGGGTACAAGGTAAAGATTCTTGACCAGCGGCTCTACAAGCTGACCGATTCCCTGCTTGAAAACCTCATCTCGCCGGAACTTGTCTGCTTTGGAATCTCCGCGATGACCGGAACCCAGATCAAGATGGCGCTCGGCATCGCCCGCGCGCTACGAAGGCTCACCGGAGGCAAGATTCCGATAGTATGGGGCGGAACCCACCCCTCCGTGATGCCCGAGCAGACGCTGGAGAACGAGAACGTAGATATCGTCGTCGTCGGCGAGGGGGACGAATCCTTCCTCGAACTAGTGAACTCCCTCCGAAACAAGACTCCGTTACGGGAGATCAAGGGGATTTTGTTCGAGGAGGATGGGCAGGTGGTCAACACCGGCGTGCGTCCTCTCCTCGACGTGGAGAAGCTCCTCCCGGTTCCCTGGGACCTTGTGGAGGTGGAAAAATACGTCCACAAGGACAACGACATCTACATCAAGGGTGCCAGAAGGGTCCTCGACCTCGGCCAGACCAGCCGGGGCTGTCCCTTCAAGTGCGGCTTTTGCAGCAGCGCCAGCATACGCGGCAGAAAATGGCGCCCTCTCTCCGCCGAGAGGAGCCTCGAAATTATCACCGAGGGGGTCAAGCGCTTCAACCTCGACGGTTTCTGGCTGCGCGACGACGAGTTCTACATCGACCGCGAGAGGGCGTATAAAATCTGCAGAGGCATCATAGAAGCGGGCCTGAAGACCCAGTTCTACACCGCCGGGACGCGGGTGGACGTTTTCCTGAAATCCACCCACGAGCAGCTCGTCGCGCTACGAGAGGCGGGGGCGGAGACGCTGAAATTCGGCGCGGAATCGGGCTCGCAGCGCATACTCGACCTGATGAACAAGGGAATAAAGGTCGAAGACACCCTCCGTGCGAACAAAATCTGCATGGAATACGGCTTTTTGCCCACCTACACCCTGCTTATCGGCTACCCCACCGAGACCTTTGAAGACATGAACATGACCATCGACATGGCCTACCGTCTCAAAGCCGAAAACCCGCAGGCCCATTTCGAGACCATAGCCTCCTACACCGCCTTCCCCGGCACCCCGGATTTTCAGATAGCGATGGACAACGGCCTCGTCCCCCCCCAATCCCTGGAGGAATGGGCCGACTGGACGCTCGACGACTACGACTTCGAGGGCAGGAAGCTCCCCTGGCTGACGAGGGAGGAGCGCATCTGGGTGGGCAACATCTCCTATATGAGCATTCTCGCCGACTCGATGGACAAGATAGTGATGAGCATGGGAAAGGGGCTTGGCAACAAGCTTCTGATGGCGGCGGCCAGACCCTTCAGCGGCTACTTCCACCTGCGCCTCAAAAACAAGCTCTACAAGCACGTCCCCGAACTCGCCATCATCCGCAAACTACGGAAAAAGATGTTCCAGACCGAGAGCACCGTCACGGGGGATTGA
- the corA gene encoding magnesium/cobalt transporter CorA: protein MAKQVSPRSKKLGLPPGTLVHVGEKKAENVSVTIFNFEEKSYSERCFTGPELPGDFPSPSGVSWLDVSGIHEVEVIRKIGEKLCVHPLVLEDIANTHQRPKVEFHGDYLYAVLRMAQKLPGKDEIEFEQMSLLLGRGWLVTFQERPGDIFEPVRDRIRQGQGRVRREGADFLMHMLLDMIVDHYFLVIERLSDEMETLEDELFRKPDSKTLGDIHRIRSDSSMIRRAAWPLREMIQTLQRSESELVSQRLHPYLTDLYDHVLQVVDTVEVQRETLAGYADIYLSSLSIRMNEIMQVLTIIATIFIPLTFIVGVYGMNFEHMPELEWKYGYPLVWVVMLATSVGMLVWFRKKHWF, encoded by the coding sequence ATGGCCAAACAGGTTTCCCCACGCTCGAAAAAGCTCGGACTTCCCCCCGGCACTCTTGTGCATGTGGGCGAGAAGAAGGCCGAGAACGTCTCCGTAACGATCTTCAATTTTGAAGAGAAGTCCTACTCGGAGAGGTGTTTCACCGGCCCGGAACTGCCGGGCGACTTTCCTTCTCCCTCCGGGGTTTCGTGGCTGGATGTCTCGGGCATCCACGAGGTCGAGGTCATAAGGAAGATCGGCGAAAAGCTCTGCGTGCATCCTCTGGTGCTGGAGGATATCGCCAACACCCACCAGCGGCCCAAGGTGGAGTTCCACGGGGATTACCTCTACGCGGTGCTCCGCATGGCCCAGAAACTGCCCGGCAAGGACGAAATCGAGTTCGAGCAGATGAGTCTGCTGCTGGGGCGCGGGTGGCTCGTCACCTTTCAGGAGCGGCCGGGCGACATCTTCGAGCCGGTGCGCGACAGGATACGGCAGGGGCAGGGGAGGGTGAGGCGCGAGGGGGCGGATTTTCTTATGCACATGCTTCTGGACATGATCGTCGACCATTACTTTCTGGTCATAGAGCGCCTTTCCGACGAGATGGAAACGCTGGAGGACGAGCTTTTCAGGAAACCCGACTCAAAGACCCTCGGCGACATACACAGGATACGGAGCGATTCGTCGATGATACGCCGTGCGGCCTGGCCGCTGCGCGAGATGATACAGACCCTCCAGAGGTCGGAGAGCGAACTTGTATCGCAGCGGCTCCACCCGTACCTCACCGACCTTTACGACCATGTGCTCCAGGTGGTGGACACCGTGGAGGTGCAGCGCGAGACCCTCGCGGGTTACGCCGACATCTACCTTTCCAGCCTCTCCATCCGCATGAACGAGATAATGCAGGTGCTGACCATAATCGCCACGATCTTCATCCCTCTGACCTTCATCGTCGGTGTTTACGGTATGAACTTCGAGCATATGCCGGAACTGGAATGGAAGTATGGCTACCCGCTGGTGTGGGTTGTTATGCTCGCGACATCAGTCGGAATGCTGGTTTGGTTCCGCAAAAAGCACTGGTTTTAA
- a CDS encoding alpha/beta hydrolase, which translates to MSTYTLSVRTEISGGDVADGVKCSWKEPSWSKAVVLVHGFNVSQTEAVDSYRDFLSNTPLEASETLLGPVFMCFWPGDEPLPVLSELSYPLQIPKAKKSARKFAEFLRSRPTAAGWPLEIVLICHSLGCRLALEMVRCLSETLVNDRIRVTRLILMAAAVPRGHVDENNSRLRPAVKLSSMFKKPKTLFSSADGVLHYAFPIGQIAAFDTGGEFWPRAVGRFGDPKRMWDLSDMGVFDYAHGHYWGHKESAQRVSEYLGIPIGRELDEAKTPEHRALSATSIASRTLPSWTFG; encoded by the coding sequence ATGAGTACGTATACACTTAGCGTTAGAACCGAGATTTCCGGCGGGGACGTCGCGGATGGCGTGAAGTGCTCCTGGAAAGAACCTTCGTGGTCCAAGGCCGTGGTCCTCGTTCACGGGTTCAATGTAAGCCAGACAGAAGCAGTGGACTCTTATAGGGACTTTCTCTCAAACACGCCCCTTGAGGCCTCTGAAACACTGCTTGGGCCAGTATTTATGTGCTTTTGGCCTGGGGACGAGCCGCTACCTGTGTTATCGGAATTGTCCTATCCGCTTCAAATTCCCAAAGCAAAAAAATCCGCCCGTAAATTTGCCGAATTCCTGCGTTCGAGACCGACCGCGGCGGGCTGGCCACTGGAAATAGTCCTTATCTGTCATTCCCTGGGATGCCGCCTCGCGCTCGAAATGGTGCGCTGTTTGTCGGAAACGCTTGTGAATGACCGGATTCGCGTAACGCGATTAATTCTGATGGCTGCGGCTGTTCCTCGCGGCCATGTCGATGAGAACAATTCCAGACTGCGCCCTGCTGTGAAGTTGTCGTCGATGTTTAAAAAGCCCAAGACACTCTTTTCCAGCGCCGATGGAGTTCTACATTACGCGTTTCCCATCGGGCAGATTGCTGCTTTCGACACCGGCGGCGAGTTTTGGCCCCGCGCGGTGGGACGTTTCGGCGACCCGAAAAGGATGTGGGATCTAAGCGACATGGGCGTATTCGACTACGCGCACGGCCATTATTGGGGGCATAAAGAAAGCGCTCAGCGCGTGTCGGAATATCTTGGGATACCCATTGGCCGCGAACTGGATGAGGCGAAAACCCCGGAACATCGCGCTCTGTCCGCTACATCCATAGCGTCGCGCACCTTACCGAGCTGGACGTTTGGTTAG
- the gltA gene encoding NADPH-dependent glutamate synthase, with the protein MAPKEKILRQPMPEQEPKVRARNFEEVPFGYSKETAMKEASRCLQCKKPKCREGCPVEVLIPDFIGKIAEGDFAAAARILKDKNSLPAVCGRVCPQESQCEVKCVVGKKEEPVAIGRLERFAADWERNEGGVTIPPIAAKTGKKVAVIGAGPAGLTVAGDLIKKGHEVTVFEALHKPGGVLIYGIPEFRLPKAIVQAEVDYLSSLGVRFVMNSVIGKIRSVHELMEEDGYDAVFVGSGAGLPNFMKIPGENLNGVYSANEYLTRNNLMKAYLFPGHDTPIARGKRVAVLGGGNVAMDAARTALRLGADASMIVYRRSHDEMPARAEESHHAEEEGVIFHLLTNPVELVGDEDGKVRAMKCVKMRLGEPDASGRRKPEVIPGSEFELEVDTVVVAIGNSPNPLIPATTSEIHTSKWGTIIADEATGKTTMEGVYAGGDVVTGAATVILAMGAGRKAADAIDKYLKGA; encoded by the coding sequence ATGGCCCCAAAGGAAAAGATTTTGCGCCAGCCCATGCCCGAGCAGGAGCCGAAGGTAAGAGCCCGCAATTTTGAAGAGGTTCCCTTCGGTTATTCAAAAGAGACGGCGATGAAGGAAGCCTCCCGCTGCCTTCAGTGCAAAAAGCCCAAGTGCAGGGAAGGGTGCCCCGTCGAGGTGCTCATCCCCGATTTCATCGGCAAGATAGCCGAGGGCGATTTCGCCGCCGCCGCCAGGATTTTGAAGGACAAAAACAGCCTTCCCGCCGTCTGCGGCCGCGTCTGCCCGCAGGAATCCCAGTGCGAGGTGAAGTGCGTCGTCGGCAAAAAGGAAGAGCCGGTGGCGATAGGCCGCCTCGAACGCTTCGCCGCCGACTGGGAGCGCAACGAGGGCGGGGTGACGATACCCCCCATAGCCGCGAAGACCGGCAAGAAGGTAGCCGTAATCGGCGCGGGCCCCGCGGGGCTCACCGTAGCGGGCGACCTCATCAAGAAAGGCCACGAGGTCACCGTCTTCGAGGCGCTCCACAAGCCCGGCGGCGTCCTCATCTACGGCATACCGGAATTTCGCCTCCCGAAGGCGATAGTCCAGGCCGAGGTGGATTACCTCTCCTCACTGGGCGTCCGGTTCGTTATGAACTCCGTCATCGGCAAGATCCGCTCGGTCCACGAGCTGATGGAGGAGGACGGCTACGACGCCGTTTTCGTCGGCTCCGGCGCGGGACTTCCCAACTTCATGAAGATACCCGGCGAGAACCTCAACGGCGTTTACTCCGCCAACGAATACCTCACCCGCAACAACCTCATGAAAGCCTACCTCTTCCCCGGCCATGACACCCCGATAGCCAGAGGCAAGAGGGTCGCGGTGCTGGGCGGCGGCAACGTCGCGATGGACGCCGCGAGGACGGCCCTTCGCCTCGGCGCGGACGCCTCGATGATAGTCTACCGGCGCAGCCACGACGAGATGCCCGCCCGCGCCGAGGAATCGCATCACGCCGAAGAGGAGGGGGTAATCTTTCACCTCCTCACCAACCCCGTCGAGCTTGTCGGCGACGAAGACGGCAAGGTGCGCGCCATGAAGTGCGTCAAGATGCGCCTCGGCGAGCCCGACGCCTCCGGCCGCAGGAAGCCCGAAGTCATCCCCGGCTCCGAGTTCGAGCTTGAGGTCGATACCGTAGTCGTAGCCATCGGCAATTCGCCCAATCCGCTCATCCCCGCCACCACGTCGGAGATACACACCTCCAAGTGGGGGACGATAATCGCCGACGAGGCCACCGGCAAGACCACTATGGAAGGCGTCTACGCTGGCGGCGACGTCGTCACCGGCGCGGCCACCGTCATCCTCGCGATGGGCGCGGGGAGAAAAGCCGCCGACGCGATAGACAAGTACCTGAAAGGGGCCTGA
- a CDS encoding sulfide/dihydroorotate dehydrogenase-like FAD/NAD-binding protein, whose amino-acid sequence MYEILRKEKLGPAVFRMDILAPAVAKKHKAGNFIMLRIDENGERIPLTVADKNVDTGAVTLVFQVMGKTTARLAEMNPGDALLDFVGPLGKPAHVQSLPGAVVCIGGGIGVAPVHPIACAHKAAGNRVISIMGARSKELLIMEAEMAKASDELIITTDDGSYGKKGFVTQALEEVILREGKENISLTVAIGPVPMMRFCCKVTEKYEVKTEVSLNPIMVDATGMCGACRVTVGGETKFACVDGPEFDGHKVNFDELTKRLAMYKSHEAVSMEKHLHEHHGGKRCWE is encoded by the coding sequence TTGTACGAGATTCTGAGGAAAGAGAAACTTGGCCCGGCGGTATTCCGCATGGACATACTCGCCCCCGCCGTCGCCAAAAAACACAAGGCGGGTAACTTCATCATGCTTCGCATCGACGAAAACGGAGAGCGCATCCCCCTCACCGTCGCCGACAAGAACGTAGACACCGGCGCGGTGACCCTGGTCTTCCAGGTAATGGGCAAGACCACGGCCAGACTCGCGGAAATGAATCCCGGCGATGCTCTCCTCGATTTCGTCGGTCCCCTCGGGAAACCGGCCCACGTCCAGAGCCTGCCCGGCGCGGTGGTCTGCATCGGCGGCGGTATAGGCGTCGCTCCCGTACACCCCATCGCCTGCGCCCACAAGGCGGCGGGTAACCGCGTCATCTCGATAATGGGCGCGAGAAGTAAAGAGCTTCTCATCATGGAAGCCGAAATGGCGAAGGCCAGCGACGAGCTGATCATCACCACCGACGACGGCTCCTACGGCAAGAAGGGGTTCGTCACCCAGGCTCTTGAAGAGGTAATCCTTCGCGAGGGCAAGGAGAACATCTCCCTCACCGTGGCCATCGGCCCCGTTCCGATGATGCGCTTTTGCTGCAAGGTCACCGAGAAGTACGAGGTGAAGACCGAAGTGAGCCTGAACCCCATAATGGTGGACGCCACCGGCATGTGCGGGGCGTGCAGGGTCACGGTGGGCGGCGAGACCAAGTTCGCCTGCGTGGACGGCCCCGAGTTCGACGGCCACAAGGTCAACTTCGACGAGCTGACAAAGAGGCTCGCCATGTACAAGTCGCACGAAGCCGTCTCGATGGAAAAACATCTTCACGAACATCACGGGGGGAAGCGCTGCTGGGAGTAA
- a CDS encoding DUF2088 domain-containing protein produces MKATRACEHEQGCKKVFEFFDVEATFPRPKEANPGEKVAVLAGKFTNLRRLPPPGRIAVAVGSRGITAIGEMTASLVGALKAGGYDPFVVPAMGSHGGETPEGQLKTLASLGITEETVKAPVIATSEVVSAGKTRSGVEVFIDKNAFEADAIVPINRIKPHTAFRGRLESGPAKLLAVGLGKSRSAALMHRAGLATAIPEALQVLIEAEKVLFGIAILENPYGETAHIELVAPQNWLEEESLLLNRAWELYPRLPWEKLDILVVERMGKDISGTGMDLNVIGMSRRFPGSGTLPEIGRVIALELTAGSGGNATGLGYADIVTRKLAGAVNWEKTRFNCAASGFPEAARLPFVSLGEPDAIKKALSDLNISSKHVRAAKIPDTSHLHKIQVSRALTEDLPEPFHKCAG; encoded by the coding sequence ATGAAGGCTACCAGAGCTTGTGAACATGAGCAAGGATGCAAAAAGGTGTTTGAATTTTTTGATGTCGAAGCAACCTTCCCAAGGCCGAAAGAGGCGAATCCAGGCGAAAAAGTCGCCGTTCTTGCGGGAAAATTCACAAATTTAAGACGCCTCCCCCCCCCCGGGAGGATAGCCGTGGCGGTCGGCAGCAGGGGGATAACAGCCATCGGAGAAATGACCGCCTCCCTCGTCGGCGCGCTAAAGGCGGGTGGGTACGACCCCTTCGTTGTCCCCGCCATGGGCAGCCACGGCGGGGAGACCCCAGAGGGTCAGCTAAAGACGCTGGCGAGCCTCGGAATCACCGAAGAAACGGTAAAAGCGCCGGTCATCGCCACCTCGGAGGTGGTAAGCGCGGGAAAGACCCGCTCCGGCGTCGAGGTCTTCATCGACAAAAACGCCTTTGAAGCCGACGCGATTGTCCCCATAAACAGGATAAAGCCCCACACCGCCTTTCGGGGCAGGCTCGAATCGGGTCCCGCCAAGCTGCTCGCCGTGGGGCTGGGAAAATCCAGAAGCGCCGCGCTCATGCACCGTGCGGGGCTCGCCACCGCCATTCCCGAAGCGCTTCAAGTGCTCATCGAAGCGGAAAAAGTGCTTTTCGGAATCGCCATCCTCGAAAATCCCTACGGCGAGACGGCCCATATTGAACTCGTCGCCCCCCAAAACTGGCTCGAAGAGGAATCGCTCCTTCTGAACCGGGCGTGGGAACTGTATCCCCGCCTTCCCTGGGAAAAACTGGATATTCTTGTCGTCGAGCGGATGGGAAAGGATATCTCGGGAACCGGGATGGACCTTAACGTAATAGGCATGTCGCGCAGGTTCCCCGGCTCGGGGACGCTGCCGGAAATCGGCCGTGTAATAGCGCTGGAGCTTACCGCCGGAAGCGGCGGCAACGCCACGGGCCTGGGCTACGCCGACATCGTCACCCGAAAGCTCGCGGGAGCCGTCAACTGGGAGAAGACGAGGTTCAACTGCGCCGCCTCCGGCTTCCCCGAAGCGGCCCGCCTCCCCTTCGTCTCCCTCGGCGAACCGGACGCAATAAAAAAAGCCTTGTCGGACTTAAATATTTCGTCAAAGCACGTCCGCGCGGCGAAGATACCGGACACCTCTCACCTCCATAAAATCCAGGTATCCAGAGCGCTTACGGAAGATCTCCCCGAACCTTTCCACAAGTGTGCGGGATAG